A section of the bacterium genome encodes:
- a CDS encoding sulfocyanin-like copper-binding protein, giving the protein MLAPRTLVRVLCFALLASAVAAAAASRAHAAAEATFTIVANQTSANGGQNFNGTDKGRLTITVAPGTPVHIKFENAKTAVLPHSFQVVPLKGSAKSPALPAQAEPQPAFPGAETPNATAGLLAGKSVDVRFTASKAGHYLFVCGFPGHALLGMYGTFDVTPGAKPNLSVAK; this is encoded by the coding sequence ATGCTCGCTCCGCGCACGCTTGTCCGGGTGCTCTGTTTCGCCTTGCTCGCCTCGGCCGTCGCGGCCGCCGCGGCATCTCGCGCGCACGCCGCCGCCGAAGCCACGTTCACGATCGTCGCGAATCAAACGTCCGCGAACGGCGGACAGAACTTCAACGGCACCGACAAGGGCCGCCTCACCATCACCGTCGCCCCCGGCACGCCGGTTCACATCAAGTTCGAGAACGCCAAGACGGCCGTGCTCCCTCACAGCTTCCAGGTGGTTCCGCTCAAAGGCTCCGCCAAGTCCCCGGCCCTGCCCGCCCAGGCGGAGCCGCAGCCGGCGTTCCCCGGCGCCGAGACCCCGAACGCCACCGCCGGGCTGCTGGCCGGCAAGTCCGTGGACGTCCGGTTCACCGCGTCCAAGGCGGGACACTATCTCTTCGTCTGCGGCTTCCCCGGCCACGCCCTGCTCGGCATGTACGGCACGTTCGACGTGACGCCCGGCGCCAAGCCGAACCTGTCCGTCGCGAAGTGA
- a CDS encoding branched-chain amino acid ABC transporter substrate-binding protein → MVGAWRNRVLGLVVAATLVVSLVTLGGLSRTHAAAMKTLYVGITLPLTGADAEDAELIKDGAMLAIDEANAKGGVAGYKIEAIVLDSGTATAGQYDPAQAATNTRKLVANMGVVANIGPQMSGEGKAMSAILSEADMATITPSSTNPDITDPKFASQYRPKGKAVYFRTVTTDAFQGPNMANFYAEKLHAKTVYVLDDSGAYGVGIADTFSRRAQEKGIKILGRDQLNPKEADYTTILTKIKGMNPDALYYGGVQGAGTKLAKQAYDVMPKLPKGGGDGVYSGAMLKGAGFPASDGWYATIAGPHLLANPEVQPFVKSFAAKYNKQPGDYSITAYDAALVVLDAIKRVAAKGQTPDRHNIRDAIQASSLKTLQGPISFDQNGDIKSRVVSVFQVVHDSKFPDDDILHQYKYIGVAPEN, encoded by the coding sequence ATGGTAGGGGCTTGGCGCAACCGTGTGCTCGGGCTCGTCGTAGCGGCCACGCTGGTAGTCTCGCTGGTGACGCTCGGCGGCCTCTCACGCACGCACGCCGCCGCCATGAAGACGCTCTACGTCGGCATCACGCTGCCGCTCACCGGTGCGGACGCTGAAGACGCGGAGCTGATCAAGGACGGCGCGATGCTGGCGATCGACGAGGCCAATGCGAAGGGCGGCGTGGCGGGATACAAGATCGAGGCGATCGTCCTCGACTCGGGGACCGCGACGGCCGGACAGTACGATCCGGCGCAGGCGGCCACCAACACCCGCAAGCTCGTCGCGAACATGGGCGTGGTCGCGAACATCGGCCCGCAGATGAGCGGCGAGGGCAAGGCGATGTCGGCGATTCTGAGCGAAGCCGACATGGCGACGATCACCCCCAGCTCGACGAACCCGGACATCACGGACCCTAAGTTCGCGTCGCAGTACCGGCCCAAGGGCAAAGCGGTCTACTTCCGCACCGTCACCACCGACGCGTTCCAGGGCCCGAACATGGCCAACTTCTACGCCGAGAAACTCCACGCGAAGACCGTGTACGTGCTGGATGACTCCGGCGCGTACGGCGTGGGTATCGCGGACACGTTCTCGAGGCGGGCGCAGGAAAAGGGTATCAAGATTCTCGGCCGCGATCAGCTCAATCCGAAGGAAGCCGACTACACCACGATCCTCACCAAGATCAAGGGCATGAACCCCGACGCCCTCTATTACGGCGGCGTCCAGGGCGCGGGCACCAAGCTCGCCAAGCAGGCCTACGACGTCATGCCGAAGCTCCCCAAGGGCGGCGGCGACGGCGTGTACAGCGGCGCGATGCTGAAGGGCGCGGGCTTCCCGGCCTCCGACGGCTGGTACGCGACGATCGCCGGCCCGCACCTCTTGGCCAACCCCGAAGTGCAGCCGTTCGTGAAGTCGTTCGCGGCGAAATACAACAAGCAGCCGGGCGACTACTCGATCACCGCGTATGACGCGGCGCTCGTGGTCCTCGACGCGATCAAGCGCGTCGCGGCGAAGGGCCAGACCCCGGACCGGCACAACATCCGGGACGCGATCCAGGCCAGCAGCCTGAAGACGCTTCAGGGCCCCATCTCGTTCGACCAGAACGGCGACATCAAGAGCCGGGTGGTCAGCGTGTTCCAGGTCGTCCACGACTCGAAGTTCCCGGACGACGACATTCTGCACCAGTACAAGTACATCGGCGTCGCCCCGGAGAACTAG
- a CDS encoding branched-chain amino acid ABC transporter permease: MTYHDVLVQQIINGLSLGAMYSLLALGFTMVYGIIELINFAHFNVFMIGSFIAAIALHAVGASGQSRILYGVPLVGALAFAFAAAMLFCGALGVVIERVGLRPMRNVRGTAAMITTIGISYILFNVVLLRTGASTLNYPNPVPVLGWSIGGATLRLREILLWSVSLVLMGGLHLFVRRSKIGKAMRATAQDSEAARMMGIDVDRVVMLTFFIGSALAGAAGMIFGLYYNFTSFIIGYTAGLRAFTAAVLGGIGNVLGAMMGGVIIGLIEALGGQLLAVRWTDIIIFGILIIVLVFRPTGLLGIASPNKS; this comes from the coding sequence GTGACCTACCACGACGTACTCGTCCAACAGATCATCAACGGCCTGAGCCTGGGGGCGATGTACTCGCTGCTCGCGCTCGGCTTCACGATGGTCTACGGCATCATCGAGCTGATCAACTTCGCCCACTTCAACGTGTTCATGATCGGCTCGTTCATCGCGGCGATCGCGCTGCACGCCGTCGGGGCGTCGGGCCAGTCCCGGATCCTCTACGGGGTGCCGCTCGTCGGTGCGCTGGCGTTCGCGTTCGCGGCGGCGATGCTGTTCTGCGGCGCGCTCGGGGTGGTCATCGAGCGGGTCGGCCTGCGGCCGATGCGGAACGTGCGGGGCACCGCGGCGATGATCACCACGATCGGCATCTCCTATATCCTCTTCAACGTCGTGCTGCTGCGGACCGGCGCCTCCACCCTCAACTATCCCAATCCGGTGCCGGTGCTCGGCTGGTCGATCGGGGGAGCGACCCTGCGCCTGCGGGAGATTCTGCTGTGGAGCGTGTCGCTCGTCCTGATGGGCGGCCTGCACCTCTTCGTGCGCAGGAGCAAGATCGGGAAAGCGATGCGCGCCACGGCCCAGGATTCCGAGGCGGCGCGGATGATGGGCATCGACGTCGACCGCGTCGTCATGCTGACGTTCTTCATCGGCTCGGCCCTCGCCGGCGCGGCGGGCATGATCTTCGGGCTCTACTACAACTTCACGAGCTTCATCATCGGCTATACGGCCGGGCTCCGCGCGTTCACCGCGGCGGTGCTCGGCGGCATCGGGAACGTGCTCGGCGCGATGATGGGTGGGGTGATCATCGGTCTGATCGAGGCGCTCGGCGGTCAGCTGCTCGCCGTTCGGTGGACGGACATCATCATCTTCGGCATTCTGATCATCGTGCTGGTGTTCCGTCCGACCGGGCTCCTGGGCATCGCCTCGCCGAACAAGTCGTGA